The genomic stretch CCTCGTGCTCGCCGAGGTGCTGGGCGAGCTCGCCGGCGGGACGGCGATCGGGGTCGCGATCGGCTTCGGCGGCGCCTGGCTGCTGCGCCGGGCCGCGCTGCCCCTGGTGGGCTTCTACCCGCTGGCCACGCTGGCGCTGTGCGTGCTGGCCTTCGCCTCGGCCGACCTGGCGCACACGTCCGGCTTCGTCGCGGTCTACCTGTGCGGGCTGGTGCTGGGCAACGCGGCCCTGCCGCACCGCGCCGGCACCATCGGCTTCGCCGAGGGCATGGCCAGCCTCGCCCAGATCGGGCTGTTCGTGCTGCTCGGCCTGCTCGTCTCGCCCGCCCGGCTGCCCGATGCGCTGCTGCCCGCGCTGCTCATCGGTGGCGCGCTGCTGCTGGTCGCCCGCCCGCTGTCGGTGCTGCTCAGCCTGGTCTGGTTCCGCATGCCCTTCACCCAGCAGCTGTTCGTCTCCTGGGCGGGGCTGCGCGGCGCCGTGCCGATCGTGCTCGCGACCTTCCCGGTCGCCGCCGCGGTGCCCGGCGCCACGCGGGTGTTCGACACCGTCTTCGTGCTCGTCGTCGTCTTCACCGTCGTGCAGGGCTGGTCGCTGCCGGCGGTGGCCCGGTTGCTGCGCATCGCCACGCCGGTCACCCCGCGGGACATCGACGTGGAGTCCGCCCCGCTGGACGAGCTCGGGGCGGAGCTCATGCAGCTGCGGGTCCCGGAGACGTCCCGGTTGCACGGTGTCTACCTGCCCGAGCTGCGGCTGCCCGAGGACGCGGCGGTGGTGCTCGTCGTCCGCGAGGGCCGGCCGTTCGTCCCCGACACGACCACCCGGCTCATGCACGGCGACCAGGCTCTGCTGGTCTCCGCCCGGGCCTCCCGTCAGGAGGCCGAGCGGCGGCTGCGCGCGGTCAGCCGGGCCGGGCGGCTCGCCACCTGGCGCGGCGAGAGCGGCGAGGCGTCGCAATCGGACTGAGCACCTCGCGACCCTCCGGGCCGCACCGCAGCCAGGAGCCGTGCCCCTGTCGCGTGGAGCCGTTCCGCGCCCTGCCGTCGGGGAGCCGCCGGCCCCCGCGACGTCAGGCCGCAGCGGCCCTCCGGGCCGCACGTGTCCTCGTCGGGTTGCGGTGGAGCGGCCTGATCGGGAGGCCTCCGGCCCCGCGATCGGGGTCGCTCAGCCCTGCAGCTCCAGGGTCTTCGTCGTGTCGGCGCGGACCTCGGCCAGCAGCTCCGGCTCCTCGGACAGCTTCCGCCCGTAGGAGGGGATGGCCTCCTGCAGCACCGGGCGCCAGCCGTCGATGCGGTCGGGGAAGCAGCGCTCCAGCAGGGTGAGCATCGCCGAGGTGGCGGTGGAGGCGCCGGGGGAGGCGCCCAGCAGGCCGGCGATCGAGCCGTCCCCGCCGACGATGAGCTCGGTGCCGAACTGCAGCACCCCGCGGCCGGCCTCGTCCTGCTTGATGACCTGCACCCGCTGCCCGGCGGTGATCAGCTCCCAGTCGTCGGACTCCGCGGTGGGCACGAACTCCTCCAGCGCCCGGAACCGCGCCTTCTCCGACTGCAGCACCTGGCCGATGAGGTAGCGGGTCAGCGGGATGTTGGCCCAGCCGGCGCCGAGCA from Modestobacter roseus encodes the following:
- a CDS encoding potassium/proton antiporter, coding for MNTTVTVALAIGALVVLVAAVALRLADRIGLPSLLIYLALGVVIGESGLGVEFEDVGLTQTLGVAALVVILAEGGLTTRWSDVRRAVGPGIALATVGVVVSIAVVASIAVWLLDFSWLFALLVGAVVTSTDAAAVFSTLRRLPLPRRMVAAIELESGLNDAPVILLVLALSEQLTGGAGDAWYLVLAEVLGELAGGTAIGVAIGFGGAWLLRRAALPLVGFYPLATLALCVLAFASADLAHTSGFVAVYLCGLVLGNAALPHRAGTIGFAEGMASLAQIGLFVLLGLLVSPARLPDALLPALLIGGALLLVARPLSVLLSLVWFRMPFTQQLFVSWAGLRGAVPIVLATFPVAAAVPGATRVFDTVFVLVVVFTVVQGWSLPAVARLLRIATPVTPRDIDVESAPLDELGAELMQLRVPETSRLHGVYLPELRLPEDAAVVLVVREGRPFVPDTTTRLMHGDQALLVSARASRQEAERRLRAVSRAGRLATWRGESGEASQSD